The proteins below come from a single Candidatus Fermentibacter sp. genomic window:
- a CDS encoding DUF2161 family putative PD-(D/E)XK-type phosphodiesterase, whose product MKGGESSLYPPVRDFLRRLGYEVRGEVLDCDAVGVNGSRIVAVELKSTFCLKLVLQAVERLSCADSVYVAVPSDSPSLRGRQVRKLLRMLGIGLLAVDTRSGSVDPLIDPGEYRPRRSKAGRARLRAEHMALEGDPNTGGSAKRGGRMTAYRRRALAVAAFLAANGPSRSAEAAACLGDPGAWSIVYRNVYGWFEKTGPGTYGLTPRGAAESAAWSAAGAGPVRGAGAE is encoded by the coding sequence ATGAAGGGCGGCGAGTCCTCCCTCTACCCCCCGGTGAGGGATTTCCTAAGGCGCCTCGGGTACGAGGTCAGGGGAGAGGTTCTGGACTGCGACGCGGTGGGAGTGAACGGCTCCAGGATCGTGGCGGTCGAACTCAAGTCCACCTTCTGCCTGAAGCTGGTGCTGCAGGCGGTCGAGAGGCTCTCGTGCGCCGATTCGGTCTACGTGGCGGTGCCTTCGGACTCCCCCTCGCTGCGCGGCAGGCAGGTCCGCAAGCTGCTGCGCATGCTGGGGATAGGTCTTCTCGCGGTGGACACCCGGTCGGGCTCGGTCGATCCGCTGATCGATCCGGGCGAGTACCGGCCGAGGCGGTCGAAGGCAGGGCGGGCCAGGCTCAGGGCCGAACACATGGCGCTGGAAGGCGACCCCAACACCGGGGGGAGTGCGAAGCGCGGAGGCAGGATGACCGCCTACAGGCGAAGGGCGCTGGCGGTGGCTGCATTCCTGGCGGCCAACGGACCCTCGCGGTCCGCGGAGGCCGCCGCATGCCTGGGCGATCCCGGGGCATGGAGCATCGTATACCGGAACGTATACGGATGGTTCGAGAAGACGGGCCCTGGCACCTACGGGCTTACCCCCAGGGGCGCTGCCGAGTCCGCTGCCTGGTCGGCCGCGGGAGCCGGCCCGGTCAGGGGAGCAGGGGCGGAATGA
- a CDS encoding cupin domain-containing protein: MTDCHAFSIEPGCRRGGHVHPGRDEQVAVLQGEVFIGDTELGFEERMSAARGGLLVIPPGVPHVFENRGPETAVALCFSSLPASR, from the coding sequence GTGACTGACTGCCACGCCTTCTCCATCGAGCCGGGCTGCCGGCGCGGCGGGCACGTCCATCCCGGCAGGGACGAGCAGGTCGCGGTCCTGCAAGGAGAGGTCTTCATCGGCGATACCGAACTGGGGTTCGAGGAGAGGATGTCTGCCGCAAGGGGAGGGCTGCTGGTGATCCCTCCCGGAGTCCCCCACGTGTTCGAGAACAGGGGTCCGGAGACGGCAGTGGCGCTCTGCTTCAGCTCCCTGCCCGCATCGAGATGA
- the uvrC gene encoding excinuclease ABC subunit UvrC produces MAGKPSLEAAAGAAPHLPGVYRFVDPSAAILYIGKAVDLNRRLRGHLANPGDERHRIILEKACTVEWTVTRSEVEALVLEADLIRIHKPPYNVRLRQDHRYPFLELTTDEELPRLVVTRNVDPSRDIPRFGPYPDSRTLRSLVEFLQEAFPLRRCRTPEPASRTGRSCLLGQISRCPAPCVSDRGDYSGNVEAVLRILKGDWEGARSGIEGRMEESARAMRYEDAARWRDLLARLDSFGWPAPESAKDRVSRDIAAVRENWGIILQMRSGRFTGVVRLPFESRWRQAGVPERLSVLLHTYYSETGDIPREILTTEDPADSDMLSQWLSDRRKGSVTIHAPARGTGRELVAVALKDLDHFLARLEWKRPGGRAERTKAALEALADMLGLPAPPEWMVALDASTIQGSYPVAALVSFRGGRPDKSGYRRFSMAQGIGRNDPAMIADSVSRFLAGIENGALPDLFLVDGGITQLRAAIAAAGDAADRTLFVAIAKKEEALLCGREERSVSRNPDEPPMRILVAMRDEAHRFVLHYHRTSRSRGEIRSVLDDIPGVGPSLRALLLTRFGSVERLRAVSEEDLCTVPGIGKARAALLRRYIDGWESPEQIRVRGEGDAHRSEGVGAEPVRPSPGGRDGNHDGD; encoded by the coding sequence GTGGCGGGAAAGCCGTCGCTTGAGGCCGCGGCGGGGGCGGCCCCGCACCTGCCGGGGGTCTACCGGTTCGTGGACCCCTCGGCCGCCATCCTCTACATCGGCAAGGCGGTCGACCTCAACAGGAGGCTGAGGGGGCACCTCGCGAACCCCGGTGACGAACGGCACAGGATCATCCTCGAGAAGGCCTGCACGGTCGAATGGACCGTCACCCGGTCGGAGGTCGAGGCGCTGGTCCTGGAGGCCGATCTCATCCGGATCCACAAGCCCCCGTACAATGTCCGCCTGCGCCAGGACCACAGGTATCCGTTCCTGGAGCTGACCACCGACGAGGAGCTGCCCAGGCTGGTGGTGACCAGGAACGTCGACCCTTCGAGGGACATCCCCAGGTTCGGGCCGTATCCGGACTCGAGGACCCTGCGCTCCCTGGTCGAGTTCCTGCAGGAGGCGTTTCCGCTGCGCAGATGCCGCACCCCTGAGCCCGCCTCGCGCACCGGAAGGAGCTGCCTGCTCGGGCAGATATCCCGTTGCCCGGCCCCGTGCGTCTCGGACAGGGGGGACTACTCCGGGAACGTCGAGGCGGTGCTCAGGATCCTGAAGGGCGACTGGGAGGGAGCGCGGTCGGGGATCGAGGGGCGGATGGAGGAGTCGGCCCGGGCGATGAGGTACGAGGATGCCGCGAGATGGCGCGATCTCCTCGCCAGGCTCGACTCCTTCGGATGGCCCGCCCCGGAGAGCGCTAAGGACAGGGTCAGCAGGGACATAGCGGCAGTCAGGGAGAACTGGGGCATCATCCTCCAGATGCGTTCCGGCAGGTTCACCGGGGTCGTCAGGCTGCCCTTCGAAAGCCGCTGGAGGCAGGCTGGCGTGCCCGAGCGACTGTCGGTCCTCCTCCACACCTACTATTCCGAGACCGGCGACATACCCCGCGAGATCCTGACCACGGAGGATCCCGCGGATTCGGACATGCTCTCGCAATGGCTCTCGGACAGGAGGAAGGGCTCGGTCACGATTCATGCTCCTGCGAGAGGGACGGGCAGGGAGCTCGTGGCCGTTGCACTGAAGGACCTGGATCACTTCCTGGCCAGGCTGGAATGGAAGAGGCCCGGGGGCAGGGCCGAACGCACGAAGGCTGCCCTGGAGGCGCTGGCGGACATGCTGGGGCTTCCCGCCCCGCCGGAATGGATGGTCGCCCTCGACGCCTCTACGATACAGGGGTCCTATCCCGTTGCCGCCCTGGTGAGCTTCAGGGGCGGCAGGCCGGACAAGTCGGGGTACAGGAGATTCTCGATGGCGCAGGGCATAGGGCGGAACGATCCGGCCATGATAGCCGACTCCGTCAGTAGGTTCCTGGCCGGCATCGAGAACGGAGCCCTGCCCGACCTGTTCCTTGTCGACGGCGGGATCACCCAGCTCAGGGCCGCCATCGCCGCGGCGGGGGACGCCGCCGACCGGACCCTGTTCGTGGCCATAGCCAAGAAGGAGGAGGCCCTGCTGTGCGGCAGGGAGGAGCGGTCCGTGTCCCGGAACCCGGACGAACCCCCCATGAGGATCCTTGTCGCCATGCGCGACGAGGCGCACAGGTTCGTCCTCCACTACCACAGGACAAGCCGCTCGCGCGGCGAGATCAGGTCTGTCCTGGACGACATCCCCGGAGTGGGGCCGTCGCTGCGGGCTCTCCTGCTGACCCGGTTCGGCAGCGTGGAGAGGCTGCGGGCCGTTTCGGAGGAGGATCTCTGCACGGTGCCCGGGATAGGCAAGGCGAGGGCGGCGCTCCTCAGGAGGTATATCGATGGATGGGAGTCCCCGGAGCAGATTCGGGTTCGTGGAGAAGGAGATGCACATCGATCAGAGGGGGTGGGTGCTGAACCCGTTCGACCATCTCCCGGGGGCCGGGACGGGAATCACGACGGTGACTGA
- the murJ gene encoding murein biosynthesis integral membrane protein MurJ — protein sequence MTIRDIDAAGAREVPRGRAGDAGSLGSIRQEGRKVARAAGLMGLLTLLSRILGLARDVGQAAVLGTGMAADAFTLAFVVPNILRRLFGESTVSAALVPTFTSTLVSRGGRESSKLGSRVVTFSALCLSALSILGILAAPLLVALFAPGFGEVPGKALLSTQLLRFLFPYILFVGTAAVVMGMLNSARHFLTPSLGPVLFNLLALAGLFALPAVWRADAPVWPYSAGILAGGVAQLLVQLPALRRNGISLRPDFGFRDSEFRSVLRLAVPALVGLVAAEFNVLVDQMVASLLEEGSVAALSYGNRIMQFPLGIFAVASATALLPTLSRQAAAGRLSEARKTLGYATLGLAALLVPATLFTSVLGRQSVAVLLSRGAFGADSVDLTASALTFYSIGLVFYGGVKITAPVFYAMRDTKTPAMIGMASMGLNIVLNVALSWLFITTGWARPLAGVALATSLSSAANLVALRIAMRRRLGPGSGAPARAWAAVPVASGACLWLLFAMRPWVDSLCEGGTLPGLAALTCAALASLACFLIVLVATGGRGTASLLKLVLGRGGKAVA from the coding sequence ATGACCATCCGTGACATCGATGCTGCCGGAGCAAGGGAAGTCCCCCGCGGTCGGGCGGGGGATGCCGGCTCGCTCGGTTCGATCCGGCAGGAGGGCAGGAAGGTCGCCCGGGCAGCCGGCCTGATGGGCCTGCTCACACTGCTCAGCCGCATCCTGGGGCTGGCGAGGGACGTCGGCCAGGCCGCCGTGCTGGGCACCGGCATGGCGGCTGATGCCTTCACCCTGGCCTTCGTGGTCCCCAACATCCTCAGGAGGCTCTTCGGCGAATCGACCGTGAGCGCCGCCCTGGTGCCCACCTTCACTTCCACACTCGTTTCGAGGGGCGGTCGCGAGAGTTCGAAGCTGGGATCGAGGGTCGTGACATTCTCCGCACTCTGCCTGTCCGCGCTCTCGATTCTGGGTATCCTGGCGGCGCCTCTCCTGGTGGCCCTCTTCGCCCCCGGCTTCGGCGAAGTGCCCGGCAAGGCCCTCCTCTCCACCCAGCTACTCAGATTCCTCTTCCCCTACATCCTCTTCGTCGGGACAGCGGCCGTCGTGATGGGGATGCTGAACAGCGCACGGCACTTCCTGACGCCCTCCCTGGGGCCGGTGCTCTTCAACCTGCTGGCCCTGGCAGGCCTTTTCGCTCTGCCGGCCGTCTGGAGGGCGGACGCTCCCGTCTGGCCCTACTCCGCGGGCATCCTTGCCGGGGGGGTCGCGCAGCTCCTCGTCCAGCTCCCTGCGCTTCGCAGGAACGGCATCTCCCTCAGACCCGACTTCGGATTCCGCGACAGCGAGTTCAGGTCCGTGCTCCGGCTCGCCGTTCCGGCTCTCGTGGGGCTCGTTGCCGCCGAGTTCAACGTCCTGGTGGACCAGATGGTGGCGTCCCTGCTGGAGGAGGGCAGCGTTGCGGCTCTTTCCTACGGCAACAGGATCATGCAGTTCCCCCTCGGGATCTTCGCGGTCGCATCGGCTACGGCGCTGCTGCCCACCCTGAGCCGGCAGGCCGCGGCCGGGAGGCTTTCGGAGGCACGGAAGACCCTCGGATACGCGACGCTCGGTCTCGCCGCGCTGCTGGTGCCGGCCACCCTGTTCACGTCGGTCCTGGGGCGCCAGAGCGTTGCGGTCCTTCTCTCCAGGGGTGCGTTCGGCGCCGATTCCGTCGACCTGACCGCCTCGGCCCTGACCTTCTACTCGATCGGACTGGTGTTCTACGGCGGCGTGAAGATCACCGCACCCGTCTTCTACGCCATGAGGGACACGAAGACCCCCGCCATGATAGGAATGGCCTCGATGGGCCTCAACATTGTGCTGAACGTCGCCCTGTCGTGGCTCTTCATAACGACGGGATGGGCGAGACCGCTGGCCGGCGTGGCCCTGGCCACCAGCCTGTCGTCGGCCGCCAACCTCGTCGCTCTGCGGATCGCCATGAGGAGGAGGCTGGGCCCCGGGAGCGGAGCCCCCGCAAGGGCCTGGGCGGCCGTCCCGGTCGCCTCGGGGGCATGCCTCTGGCTGCTCTTCGCCATGAGGCCATGGGTCGACTCCCTCTGCGAAGGCGGCACCCTGCCCGGGCTGGCCGCCCTCACATGCGCAGCCCTGGCCTCCCTCGCCTGCTTCCTGATCGTGCTCGTCGCCACGGGCGGCCGGGGGACCGCCTCACTCCTGAAACTCGTGCTCGGCCGTGGCGGGAAAGCCGTCGCTTGA
- a CDS encoding DUF3857 domain-containing protein: protein MAPVLLAALILGTDAVFLRHQALVDLACDSAAAVETSLEVVIPLDAAGVSRFSTLSVPYDSWNETITVITAELHPLRPGRPDSEAASTERPRPGLAEAGRLESNFREYLIEFPGLETGDTIFVSTRREIRRLPLADAYSYSFYTQSSDSIHSSSFTVRWPNGVPLHFTGPGPLSDFTSDGVRTVEWRSGPMEPLPVLPLGVPVEQEAGHVTISSHSPGELGVLLYGILDPGIPSGEELSALAPVLDSTGTDPDTLRAWVASNISYLGSGIGTDPGFTPRTPSETLSDRCGVCRDKSVLLAALLRAAGHGAWLGLTRTSHPLDPLCGIRDFDHMVVLLDRDGVLDVLDPSTTGHSTPASYALRGLPVLPLAPWCEGYVTVPDPGLDSLRMRVSLGFSPGLDSLRGTMEVGFAGAADELWRDMLSRVDSGAWPELLEALFGVSPGSTLGVHGDPCDPLSDFSVSGTVSIPSRAVESGGIRMILPGLADLDVAGSRVSALLLSAPDRDGRVQGTDTPLLEVLEGAVAIPGGMTASPPGPFAGGGYSVSAGLEGDSLVWTEICDLGNHPAGTLRVTAAFRCSGDGRRIRLEEP from the coding sequence TTGGCGCCTGTTCTCCTGGCTGCCCTGATCCTCGGCACCGATGCGGTCTTCCTCAGGCACCAGGCCCTTGTCGACCTGGCGTGCGACTCGGCCGCGGCGGTCGAGACATCCCTGGAGGTGGTCATCCCCCTCGATGCCGCCGGCGTCTCCAGGTTCTCGACCCTGTCCGTCCCCTACGACAGCTGGAATGAAACCATAACTGTGATCACGGCCGAGCTTCATCCCCTGCGCCCCGGGAGACCCGACTCAGAGGCCGCCTCCACCGAGAGGCCCAGGCCCGGGCTGGCCGAAGCCGGCAGGCTCGAGAGCAACTTCAGGGAGTATCTGATAGAGTTCCCCGGCCTCGAGACAGGCGACACCATATTCGTCTCGACGCGCCGGGAGATACGCAGACTGCCCCTCGCCGACGCCTACAGCTACTCCTTCTACACCCAGTCCTCGGACAGCATCCATTCGAGCTCGTTCACGGTCCGCTGGCCGAACGGGGTGCCGCTGCACTTCACGGGGCCCGGCCCCCTGTCCGACTTCACGTCAGACGGCGTGAGGACGGTGGAGTGGCGGTCGGGTCCGATGGAGCCTCTGCCGGTGCTGCCCCTCGGGGTGCCGGTCGAGCAGGAGGCCGGGCACGTCACGATCTCCTCGCATTCACCGGGCGAACTGGGCGTCCTCCTGTACGGGATCCTCGATCCGGGCATCCCGTCGGGCGAGGAGCTGTCGGCGCTCGCCCCGGTTCTCGACTCGACCGGTACGGATCCGGACACCCTCAGGGCGTGGGTGGCCTCGAACATCTCATATCTCGGATCGGGGATAGGCACCGATCCCGGCTTCACCCCACGGACGCCGTCCGAAACGCTCTCGGACAGATGCGGGGTGTGCAGGGACAAGTCGGTTCTCCTGGCCGCGCTTCTCAGGGCGGCGGGTCACGGTGCCTGGCTCGGCCTGACGAGGACGTCGCACCCCCTCGATCCACTCTGCGGCATCAGGGACTTCGACCACATGGTGGTCCTGCTCGACAGGGACGGCGTGCTCGACGTGCTCGACCCCTCCACCACAGGCCATTCCACCCCCGCAAGCTATGCGCTCCGGGGCCTCCCGGTCCTCCCTCTCGCCCCCTGGTGCGAAGGATACGTGACGGTTCCCGACCCCGGACTCGATTCCCTCAGGATGAGGGTCTCCCTGGGATTCTCACCCGGGCTGGACAGCCTCCGCGGCACGATGGAGGTCGGTTTCGCAGGAGCTGCCGACGAACTCTGGCGCGACATGCTCTCGCGTGTCGACTCCGGAGCCTGGCCGGAGCTCCTCGAGGCGCTCTTCGGCGTCTCGCCCGGGAGCACCCTGGGGGTCCACGGCGATCCGTGCGACCCGCTCTCGGACTTCTCCGTGTCGGGGACGGTCTCGATCCCGTCCCGCGCGGTCGAATCCGGGGGGATCCGCATGATCCTCCCCGGGCTGGCGGATCTCGACGTTGCAGGATCGAGGGTCTCCGCCCTTCTGCTGTCGGCCCCCGACCGCGACGGCAGGGTGCAGGGCACCGATACGCCCCTGCTGGAAGTGCTGGAGGGGGCCGTCGCCATCCCGGGGGGCATGACCGCATCGCCGCCCGGACCCTTTGCCGGCGGAGGCTACTCGGTGAGTGCCGGGCTGGAGGGGGATTCGCTGGTCTGGACGGAGATCTGCGACCTCGGCAACCATCCCGCCGGGACGCTCAGGGTGACCGCGGCATTCCGGTGTTCCGGCGATGGGCGGCGGATCCGCCTGGAGGAGCCTTGA